One Gossypium raimondii isolate GPD5lz chromosome 3, ASM2569854v1, whole genome shotgun sequence genomic window carries:
- the LOC105796853 gene encoding probable protein phosphatase 2C 34, with translation MVLLPSLFDGLARGVSMKKGKNQNNETDGGREAAESMAKDAKKNEMMLCSSGTVNSNKSNDFASICSKRGQKGTNQDSAIVWEKFGCQEDMIFCGIFDGHGPWGHIVAKRVKNSVPASLLCNWQKALSLTSLPHQLDTEFNSTSHHFDIWKQSYLKAYADVDLELKHHPGIDAFRSGTTALTIIKQGEHLVIANVGDSRAVLATTSDDGKLAPLQLTVDFKPNIPEEAERILQCNGRVFCLRDEPGVYRVWTPNGDTPGLALSRAIGDHCVKEFGLISVPDVTQRNITNNDQFVILATDGVWDVISNEAAVEIVSSTEDREKSAKKLVQCAMRAWKYKKRGIAMDDISAICLFFHPKLSQQVNFVKASAPAKMAKLG, from the exons atgGTGCTTTTGCCATCACTTTTTGATGGATTGGCAAGAGGTGTTTCAATGAAGAAAGGGAAGAATCAAAACAATGAGACGGATGGTGGAAGGGAAGCAGCTGAAAGCATGGCCAAAGATGCAAAGAAGAATGAAATGATGCTGTGTTCCTCAGGTACTGTCAATTCCAACAAGTCCAATGATTTTGCTTCCATCTGCTCCAAGAGAGGCCAAAAAGGAACCAACCAGGATTCTGCAATTGTTTGGGAG AAATTTGGGTGCCAAGAAGATATGATATTCTGTGGTATTTTTGATGGGCATGGACCATGGGGTCATATTGTAGCCAAAAGGGTGAAAAATTCTGTGCCTGCTTCTTTGCTTTGCAACTGGCAAAAGGCTCTTTCCTTAACCTCACTTCCCCATCAACTGGATACTGAATTCAACTCAACTTCTCATCACTTTGATATCTGGAAACAATCTTATTTGAAAGCTTATGCTGATGTTGACCTTGAGCTTAAGCACCATCCTGGCATTGATGCTTTCCGTAGCGGCACTACAGCTTTGACGATCATCAAACAG GGTGAACATCTGGTTATAGCAAATGTTGGTGATTCTAGGGCAGTCCTAGCAACTACTTCAGATGATGGCAAATTGGCACCTCTTCAGCTTACTGTTGACTTCAAGCCTAACATTCCAG AGGAGGCTGAGAGAATACTACAGTGCAATGGGAGAGTGTTTTGCTTAAGAGATGAACCAGGGGTGTACAGGGTGTGGACACCTAATGGGGATACACCAGGACTAGCTTTATCAAGAGCCATTGGTGACCACTGTGTCAAAGAGTTTGGCCTCATTTCAGTGCCTGATGTCACCCAAAGAAACATCACAAACAATGACCAATTTGTCATTTTAGCAACAGATGGG gtttGGGATGTTATTTCAAATGAAGCAGCAGTGGAGATAGTTTCTTCAACAGAAGATAGGGAAAAATCAGcaaaaaaattggttcaatGTGCCATGAGAGCATGGAAGTATAAGAAAAGAGGGATTGCAATGGATGATATCTCGGCCATCTGCCTCTTCTTCCACCCCAAGCTGTCTCAACAAGTTAACTTCGTCAAAGCCTCCGCCCCCGCCAAGATGGCAAAACTCGGGTAA